From the genome of Kitasatospora azatica KCTC 9699:
CTACCTGGACGCGACCTACTGCAAGGCCAGGGTCGAGCACCAGATCGTCTCCCGGGCCGTGGTCGTGGCCACCGGCATCACCGAGGACGGCGGCCGCGAAGTGCTCGGGGTCATGGTCGGCGACAGCGAGACCGAACTTTTCTGGACCGAGTTCCTTCGCTCGTTGCGCGAACGCGGCCTTGCCGGAGTCCGGCTCGTGATCGGCGACCACCACCTCGGGCTGGTCAAGGCCATCCGCAAAGTCATGCTCGGGGCCTCCTACCAACGCTGCAGGGTCCATTTCCTACGGAATGTGTTCAGCGTGATCAACAAGGAAGCCGGCGAGATGGTCGCCGCGACGATCCGCACGGTCTTCGCCCAGTCCACCGCCGAGGGGGTCCGCACCCAACTCGACACCGTCGCCGACATGCTCGGCGCCCAGTTCCCGAAGGTCAAAGCGATGCTGCTGGAAGCGAAGGACGACCTGACCGCCTTCGCCGTCTTCCCGGAACGACATTGGAAGAAGATCCAGTCCACCAACCCGCTGGAGCGGATCAACCGCGAGATCAAACGCCGCACCGACGTCGTCCAGGTCTTTCCGAACGACGACGCGCTCCTGCGACTGGTCACCGCCGTGCTCTTCGAGCTCCACGACGAGTGGATCGCCTTCCCCCGCCGCTACCTGCCCGAAGGCAGCATGGACCAGCTCTACCCTGCCAAGCTCCCCGAAAGCGCCCCCGCACTACCCAACACGCCCACCGACTGATCGGCTACACCACCAAGCGGGACACGACCAGCGAAACAGAAAAGCCGTGCGGGGTGCAGCAGAGGGAAACCGAATTCAGGCACGCAAGAAAGGGGCCTACGCCTCTCGCGGCCGACACAACACCAGCCATTCCCGCCCTCCCAGAAATCCCGCTAGATGCCCCCGAGGCAATCATCAGGACGACGACACCAAACCGAACACCACCCAGCAGACCGGACCGAACGGTGGCACCAGAGCCGGACGCCGAAGCAGCCGGGCACGGCCCGGACGGCGACCAGGGCGCAGCGGCGCGGACACGGCTGGCGGTTCTCAACGAAGGCCCGGGCGCAGCAACGGGCAGCGAGGCTGGCGGTGACATCGGCCCCGGAGCGGATACCGGTCTTTGATGCAATGACCGCTGTGACGATCCCCTGGACACTCCACCGCTCCGAATTCCTGCGGCTGGCTCGCCTGCTCGAACCCGCCGTACCGGCGACCACCATGCTGTCGACCTGGGACGCCGACGAGGCAGAGCTGGCCATCGAGGACCTCGCCGACCAACTCTCCGACCGTCACACCCCGCTACGGCGCGCGGACCGGGCCGCCGTCCTCGAGTTGGCCGAAGCGCTCGGCGTATCGGCCAAAGCCACCTCCGCGGTGCGCTGGTGCCCCGACCTGGAAGCGGACGACCAGTGGTGGTGGGAGGTCGAGAACTCACCACGCGCCGCGGCAATCACCGTCGAACTCGCACGGGAGATCTCACCCGGCCATCCGCTCCACAACATCCCCCTCACCCCCTGGCTGGAGTGCGGGGCCTGCGACGACGTCCTCCTTCGCCTCGACGACGAGAACGCCCTCAACGGCAGAGCCCCGTATCAGGCAGCCGTCGTCCACCCCACCTGGTCCCGGCGCGCCGAAACCCCACCATGGCCCACCACCACCGTCTACGACGACGGGCTCCACGCACTCAACAGACTCGAAACCTGCTACCGAACCACC
Proteins encoded in this window:
- a CDS encoding IS256 family transposase, with the translated sequence YLDATYCKARVEHQIVSRAVVVATGITEDGGREVLGVMVGDSETELFWTEFLRSLRERGLAGVRLVIGDHHLGLVKAIRKVMLGASYQRCRVHFLRNVFSVINKEAGEMVAATIRTVFAQSTAEGVRTQLDTVADMLGAQFPKVKAMLLEAKDDLTAFAVFPERHWKKIQSTNPLERINREIKRRTDVVQVFPNDDALLRLVTAVLFELHDEWIAFPRRYLPEGSMDQLYPAKLPESAPALPNTPTD